CGCGCATCGGCGCGTCCTACGCGCTCGACGAGGCGGGGCGCACGACCGTGTTCGCGAGCGCCGGCATCTTCTACGACCGCATCCCGTTCAACTCCACGCTCGACGAGACGTACCGCGCGCAGCACCCGATCTACAACGTCGATTTCAGCGCGACGGGCGCGCCCGGGACGGTGAAGTGGGACACGACGCTGTTCACGCGGGCCGGGCTCAACGCGCTGCTTAACTCGAAGAACCCGCCCGCCCGCGAGGTCTACCTGCTGCCCAACGACCTGCGGCCACCCCGGTCCGACATGGTCAGTGTAGGCGTCCGACACGACTTCGGGGCGGTCAACGGCTCGTTGACCTACAACGGCACGCGTAGCTACAACGGGCTGAGCTTCGAGTGGGCGAACCTCGGCTACAACCCCGCCACCAACGACTGCTGCCTGTCCGCGAACCTGCCGGCTTACCAGAACGTCCTCGTCGGCAACAACAGTGTGCGGACGTGGTACGATGCTCTGCTCGCGCGCATCGACAAGCCGTACCGGAATGTGAGCGGGTACGGCTGGGGCGCTGGCGTTGCGTACACGTTCGCGAAGGCGGACCAGGAAGGAAACGACCTGTTCAGCTTCCCCCAGGTGGACGCTTATGGCAACACACGGCATCCTCTCTCCGACGACCGCAGGCACCAGTTCGTCTTCAACTTCATCACCGACGTGCCGTACGCGTTCGGCATCCAGTTCAGCGGCGTCGCGCAGCTCGCCTCGGGGACGCCGTACCTGAAGACCGAATTCGTCCCGCTCACCGGCGGAAACGGTAATCAGCGCGTGATTCTCGGCCGCGAGCGGACGCCGTGGTTCAAGAACCTCGACATCCGACTGCGCAAGGATTTCGTGAGCGTGCGCGGCAACCGCGTCGGCGTGACCGGCTCGCTCTTCAACGTGTTCAACACGCAGAACCTTGGCGGCTACGATGAGACGTACGCGAATCCCGGCAAGACGCCGGGCTCGACGATCCTGAACCCGCATTTCGGCTCGGCGACGAACGTGATCGCCGACCCACGGCGGTTCCAACTCGGCCTGAACTACGATTTCTAAAGGCTCGCCGGCGGTGCGGAATCGAACTACGGCGACGGCCGTCGCGGCTTTACTCGCCCTGGCGGCCGTCGCTGCCCCGACCCGCGGCCCCGCGCAAGCCGCCCCCGGGCCGCACGCACCTTACACCCCCGCCCCCGCCGAGCGCGCCTTCGCCGACACCCTCGAGCGCCGCACCTTCGACTGGTTCTGGGAGACCACCGACAGCACCACCGGCCTCACCCCCGACCGCTGGCCGACGCGGAGCTTCTCCAGCGTCGCCGCCGTCGGCTTCGCCCTCACCGCCTACCCGATCGGCGTCGCGCGCGGCTGGGTCGCGCGCGACGCCGCCCGCGCGCGCGTCCTCACCACCCTCCGCTTCCTCTGGACCGCCCCGCAGGGCCCCGCCCCCACGGGCACCGCCGGCGACCACGGCTTCTTCTACCACTTCCTCGACATGCAGACCGGCCGCCGCTTCGGCCGCGTCGAGCTGTCGACGATCGACACCGCCCTCCTCCTCGCCGGCGCCCTCGCCTGCCGCGAGTACTTCGACCGCCCCGACCCCGGCGAGCGCGAGGTCCGCGCCCTCGCCGACTCGCTCTACCGCCGCGTCGACTGGGACTGGGCGCGCGACGGCCGGCCGCTCGTCGCGATGGGGTGGCTCCCCGACTCCGCGCCCGGCCGCAAGGACGTCAACGCGCGCGGCTTCATCACGAGCTCCTGGTACGGCTACACCGAGGCGATGCTGCTCTACGCGATGGCGTTAGGCAGCCCCACGCACCCCGTCCCGGCGTCGGCCTGGCCCGCCTTCGCGGGCACGTACAAGTGGGACCGCTTCCACGGCCAGCAGTACCTGCAGTTCGCCCCCCTCTTCGGCCACCAGTACTCGCACGTCTGGATCGACTTCCGCGGCATTCGGGACGCCTACACCCGCGGCCGCGGGATCGACTACTTCGAGAACTCGCGCCGCGCCGTGCTCGCCCAGCGCGCCTACGCGACCGCCAACCCCGGCGGCTGGCGCGGCTACGGGCCCGGCGCCTGGGGCCTCACCGCGAGCGACGGCCCGCTCGACTCCACGTTCGCCGTGGACGGGCGCGCGCGCACCTTCCACACCTACTGGGCGCGCGGCGCGGGCACCGACGAGCTGAACGACGACGGCACCCTCGCCCCGACCGCGGTCGGCGGCAGCGTGCCGTTCGCGCCCGAGGTCGCGCTGCCGACGCTCGTCGCGATGCGCCGCGCGTACGGCGAGCCGCTGTTCGGGCGCTACGGCTTCGTCGACGCGTTCAACCCCACGCTCCGCGCGCCCGGGCCCGCGCTGCACCACGGGCGCATCGTCCCCGGCGTGGGCTGGTTCGACACCGACTACCTCGGCATCGACCAGGGGCCGGTCGTCGCGATGCTCGAGAATTATCGTTCGGGGCTCGTCTGGCAGCTCATGCGGCGGAACCCGGACGTGACGCGCGGGCTGTGTCGGGCGGGGTTCGCGGGCGGCTGGCTGGTGGGGCGGTGTTGACTCACGACCGGAGGACGCGGATGGGCGGGAGGAGAAGAAGCACGGCTCGCGTCGCCCGTCGCGTCGCCTCCCGCGTCGCCCGCGGCCGCATGTGTCATCCTGAGCGCGGCGAAGGATCTTGCGTGCGGACCGGAGAGCTGTGAGCCGTCAGGCCGACGCCGTCCCACCCCGGACGGCTCCGCAGCGAGGACGCAAGATCCTTCGCTGCGCTCAGGATGACACGGCGCTGGACGACGCACCGCCAGCCGACGCCGCGCTCCTCGTTATCCCGGCGTTCGTGTTCGGACGAGCGCCCACGCACTCCGCACCCCGATCCTTCGCTCCGCTCAGGATGACAGCCCGCGCCACCGCGCTCACGCTCGGCCTCTCCGCCCTCGCCCTCGGCGCGCCCGCCGCCCGCGCGCAAGAGCGCCCCGTCACCCCCGCGCGCGCCGACCGCATCGCCGACTCGGTGCTCGCCCTCCTCTCGCTCGACGAGAAGGTCGGCCAGCTCATCCAGATGCCGGGCGGCCGCGACCAGACCGGGCCCACCGTCCCGGCCGGCGGCGAGGACGCCGTCCGCACCGGGCGCATCGGCTCGTTCCTCAGCTTCTGGGGCGCCGACGCGACACGGCGCATGCAGCGCGCCGCCGTCGAGCAGTCGCCGCACCACGTCCCGCTCCTCTTCGCGCTAGACGTCATCCACGGCTTCCGCACGATCTTCCCGGAACCGTTAGGCGAGGCGGCGAGCTTCGACCCCGCGACGGCCGAGCGCGACGCGCGCGCCGCGGCCGTGGAGGCGAGCGCGGCCGGGATCCACTGGACGTTCGCGCCGATGGTCGACATCGCGCGCGACCCGCGCTGGGGGCGTGTCGTCGAGGGCGCGGGCGAGGACCCGTACCTCGGCGCCCGCTTCGCGGAAGCGCGCGTGCGCGGGTTCCAGGGCGACAGCGGCTTCACGGCGCCGACCGCGCTGCTCGCCACCGCCAAGCACTTCGTCGGCTACGGCGCGAGCGAGGGGGGCCGTGACTACAACACCGGCGAGATCGGCGAGCGCACGCTCTGGGACGTGTACCTGCCGCCGTTCGAGGCCGCGGAGCGCGCGGGGGTGGCGACGTTCATGGCCGGGTTCAGCGCCGTCGACGGCACGCCCCCGCACGCGAACCGCTGGCTGCTCACCGACGTCCTCCGCGACCGCTGGCACTTCGGCGGGCTCGTGGTGAGCGACTGGGAGGGGATCCGCGAGCTGATGCCGCACGGGATCGCGGCCACGCGCGCCGACGCGGCGCTCCGCGCCGTCACGGCGGGCGTCGACGTCGACATGTCGGACAACGTCTACGGCACCGACCTCGCCGCGCTCGTGCGCGCCGGGCGCGTGCCGCAGGCGGCCGTCGACTCCGCCGCCCGCCGCGTGCTGCGCGCCAAGGCGCTGCTCGGGCTCTTCGACGACCCGTACCACGGCGTCACCGCGGAGCGCGAGCGGCGCGACGTGCTCGCCCCCGCGCACCGCGCGCTCGCCCGGGCGAGCGGGCGCGCGTCGGTCGTGCTGCTCGAAAACCGGGACAATACGCTGCCGCTCTCCAAGGCGGTCCGCTCCCTCGCCGTGATCGGCCCCCTCGCCGACGACCGCCGCTCGTCGTTAGGCAACTGGCTGCTCGCGGCGGAGGACCGGGACGCGGTGACCGTGCTCGCGGGGCTCCGCGCCGCGCTCCCCGGCGCGCGCGTCTCGTACCTCGCCGGCGTGCCGGCCGACACCGTCGACGCCCGCGTCGGCCCGGGGATCGACAGCGCCGTCGCGCTCGCCCGCGCGGCCGACGCGACGGTGCTCGTCCTCGGCGAGCGCGAGTACATGAGCGCGGAGGCGTCGAGCCGGAGCACGCTCGACCTGCCGGGCGCGCAGCTCGCGCTCGCGCAGGCGGTCGTGCGCGCGGCGCGCGCGGCGGGGAAGCCGGCCGCGGTCGTGCTCATGAACGGCCGCCCGCTCTCGACCCCCTGGCTCGCCGACAGCGCCGGCGCGCTCGTCGAGTCGTGGTTCCTCGGCGTCGAGCACGGGAACGCGGTGGCCGACGTGCTGTTCGGCGACTACAACCCCGCGGGGCGGCTGCCGATGACGGTCCCGCGCGCCGTCGGACAGGTCCCGCTCTACTACAACCACGCCAACACCGGCCGCCCCGCCGTCGCCGCCGACCACTTCACGAGCAAGTACCTCGACGTGCCGTGGACGCCGCTCTACCCGTTCGGCTACGGGCGGAGCTACACCACGTTCGCCTACCGCGCGCTCCGGCCGTCGGCCGACACGGTGCGCTTCGGGTCCGCGCGCGACACGTTAGGCGTTTCGGTCGAGGTGACCAACACCGGCGCGCGCGCGGGCGACGAGGTCGTGCAGCTCTACGTGCGCGACGACGCGGCGAGGGTGGTGCGCCCCGTGCGCGAGCTCAAGGGGTTCCGCCGCGTGTCGCTGCGCCCGGGCGAGACGCGGACCGTGCGCTTCACGCTCCGGGCCGAGGACCTCGCGTTCTACGGGCTCGACATGCGGCGCGTGGTCGAGCCGGGGACGTTCACGCTCTGGGCCGGCGGGAGCTCGGCGGCGGCGCTCGAGGCGAAGTTCGCGGTCGCGGGCGACACGCTCGTCGTCGCGCCGGCGCCGCCGCCGTACCGGTGAGGGGGGTGGACGGCGCGGGCGGGATGAAAGACATGTTGCGGAGGCCCGTCATCCTGACCCGGAGCGAAGCGGAGGGGAAGGATCGCTGTCCGAGGCGACCACCCCCACGGACCGTGGCGCGGCGGGGGGCCGTCCCCGGGACAGCGATCCCTCGCTGCGCTCCGGATGACGCGTGCGCACGCGACGCCCGCCGGGCCGGCGGGCGACTCCGCGCCGTCGCCCGCGCCGCCCTCGTCCTCCTCGCCGCCTGCGCCCGCCCCCCCGCCCCGCCCACGCTCGACTTCTGGGCGTTAGGCACCGAGGGCGAGAGCGTCGCGCCGCTCGTCCGCGACTTCGAGCGCGCCCACCCGGGCGTCCGCGTCCGCCTGCAGGCGGTCGCCTTCTCGGCCGCCCACGAGAAGCTCCTCACCGCCGTCGTCGGCGACGCGACGCCCGACGTCGCGCAGCTCGGCAACACGTGGATCCCGGAGTTCGCCGCCCTCCGCGCGCTCGAGCCCCTGGACCCGCGCCTCGCCCGCTCGGCCGTGGTGCACCGCGCCGACTACTTCCCGGGCGCGTGGGCGACCAACGTCGTCGACGGGCGGACGTTCGGCATCCCCTGGTACGTCGACACCCGCCTCGTCTTCTACCGGAGCGACCTGATGGCCCGCGCCGGCGTTGCACGCGCGCCCGAGAGCTGGGCCGAGTGGACGGACGCGATGCGCCGCCTGCGACGCGTGCAGCCCGCGGGGGGCGCGCCCGCGCTGCTGCCGCTCAACGAGTTCGAGCCGCCACTCATCATCCTCTCGCAGAGTGGCGCGCCGCTGCTCCGCGACCACGACACGCGCGGCAACTTCCGCGACCCGCGCGTGCGCGCGGCGTTCGCGTGGTACGTGGGCCTCTTCCGCGACGGGCTCGCCCCGCCGGTCGCGAGCACGCAGGTCAGCAACGTCGCGCAGGAGTTCGGCGCGGGGCGCTACGCGATGTATGTGACCGGCCCGTGGAACGTCGGCGAGTTCCGGCGCTGGATGCCCGACACGCTGCCGCCCGCGCGACGGCCGGCCGGCCCGCGGTGGGCGACGATGGCGATGCCCGGGCCCACGGGCGCGGCGAGCGGGACGTCGCTCGCCGGCGGGTCGAGCCTCGTGCTCTTCCGGGGGCCGGGGCACGACGACCCCGCGCGGCGCGCGCTCGCCTGGCAGTTCGTCGAGTTCCTGAGCACGACCGCGGCGCAGGCGCGCTTCGCCCAGCTCAGCAGCGACCTCCCCGCGCGGGCCGACGCGTGGGCGCCCGCGGGGTTCGGGGCCGACCCGCAGCTCGCGCCCTTCCTCACTCAGCTGCGGCGCCTCACGCCGCTGCCGAGCGTGCCCGAGTGGGAGTCGATCGCGACGCGGGTGACGCACGCGGTCGAGCGCGCCGCGCGCGGCACGATGACCGTCGACGCCGCGCTCGCCGCGCTCGACGCGGAGGTCGACGACATCCTCGAGAAGCGGCGCTGGCTGCTCGCGCGGCGGGCGGCGGCCGCGGCGCCCACGCACCTCTCCGCCCGATGACGGCCCGCCCCGCGGCGACCGGCCGCGCCGGGTGGTGGTTCGTCGCCCCGGCGCTCGCCCTCCTCGCGGTCTTCTTCGTGCTGCCGGTGCTCGCCGGGCTCGCGCTCAGCGTCACCGACTTCGACCTGTACGCCGTGGCCGACCCGGGCGCGACGCGGCTCGTCGGGCTCCGCAACTACGCGCGGCTGTTCGCGGACCCGGCTTTCCGCACGGCGGTCCGCAACACGCTCTACTTCGCCGCCGTCGGCGGGCCGCTCACCGTGGCCGCGTCGCTCGGCGCGGCACTGCTCGTCAACGCGCGGCTCGTGCGGTGGAAGGCGTTCTGGCGCACGGTGTTCTTCACGCCCTTCGTGACGACGCTCGTCGCCGTCGCGATCGTCTGGCGCTACCTGTACCACCCGCGCTACGGGCTCGTCAACTACGCGTTAGGCGCCGTCGGGGTCCCGCCGGTCGACTGGCTCGGCGACCCGCGCTGGGCGATGCCGGCGATCATCCTGCTCGCGGTGTGGAAGAACTTCGGCTACAACATGCTGATCTTCGTCGCCGGCCTGCAGGCGATCCCGGCGGAGCTGTACGAGGCCGCCGCGCTCGACGGCGCGGCGCCGTGGCAGCGCTTCCGCCACGTCACGCTCCCCGGGCTCGCGCCGACGACGCTGTTCGTCGTCGTCGTGACGATGATCGGCTACTTCCAGCTCTTCGCCGAGCCGTTCGCGATGACGCAGGGCGGGCCGCTCGAGAGCACGACGAGCGTGGTGCTGCTGCTGTACGCCGAGGGGTTCCGGTTCTGGCGGATGGGGAACGCGGCCGCGATCGCCTTCGTGCTCTTCGCGCTCGTCGTCACGCTCGCGCTGCTGCAGCGCGTGGTGCAGCGCTCCGCGCGGCAGCGGTCGGCCGCGTGACGGCGCCTCCAACGACGGCCCGGACGACCGCCGCCCGCGTGCTGCTCGGCGCCGCGCTCCTCGCCGGCGGCGCGGCCGCGGTGTTCCCGATGGTCTGGATGGTCGCCGCCTCGTTCATGCGCACGGGCGAGGCGAGCACCTACCCGCCGCATCTCCTGCCGCGCGCGCCGACGCTCGAGCACTACCGCGCGCTCTTCACGCGCCTCGACGTCGGCCGCTACGCGCTCAACAGCCTGCTCGTCGCCGCGCTCGTCACCGGGCTCTCCTTGTTCGTCAACGCGGCCGCGGGCTACGCGTTCGCCAAGCTGCGCTTCCGCGGCCGCGACCGCCTGTTCCGGCTGCTCGGCACCGCGCTCGTCGTCCCGACGCAGGTGGCGATGCTGCCGCTCTTCCTGCTCCTCAAGGCGCTGCACCTCGTGAACACGTACGCGGGCGTCGTCGTCCCCGCGGTCGCGAGCATCTTCTGCATCTTTCTCGTCCGCCAGTACGCGCTCAGCATCCCCGACGACCTGCTCGACGCGGCGCGCGTCGACGGCGCGAGCGAGTGGCGCGTCTTCCGGAGCGTCGTCCTCCCGGCCCTCCGCCCGGCGCTCGCGACGATGAGCATCTGGACCTTCCTCGCCACCTGGAACGACTTCCTGTGGCCGCTCATCGTGCTCACCGACGACCGGCGCTCCACGCTCCCCGTCGCACTCGCCGGGTTGTTAGGCGAGCACGCGCAGGACGCGGAGCTGATGATGGCGGGGAGCGTGCTCACCGTGCTACCGGTGCTCGCCGTGTTCCTCGCGCTGCAGCGGTACTACCTCGAGGGGGTCACGGCGGGGAGCGTGAAGTAGCGCACGGGCAACCCGCGGTTGACCACGTCGCCGAGCGCGCCGTAGGTTCCGAACGTCCCACAGCCGCGGGGGAGCGGATGACGACAGCGATCGCGCCGGTCACGGAAGAGGAGTTCTTCGCGCGCTACGGCCCGAAGGACCGGGTCGAGCTCGTCGACGGCGAGGTGGTGCCCAAGTACGGAGCCGACGGACCCTTGTCACCCACGAGCAACGCGCACGGCCGGATCGTCGTGAAGCTGGTCCTCCGGCTCGGCGTGTACGTCGAGCGGCACGCGCTCGGCGAGATCTACACCGACCCGGCGTGCTTCATCATCTCGGAGCAGCCGAAGCGCATCCGCTGTCCCGACGTCGCGTTCCTGAGCAGCGCCCGCGCTCCCGCGGTGATTCACCCCGGCGAGTTCCTGCGCCTCGCCCCCGACCTCGCCGCGGAAGTGATTTCCCCGTCCGAGCCGCGGGCGTACACGGACCGCAAGATCCAGCACTATTTGGACGCGGGCGTGCGCCTCGTCTGGCGGATCGACATGCGGCGGCGCGACGTGACGGCGTACGCGCCCGACGGCACGACCACGCACCTGGCCGAATCCGACACGCTCGACGGCGGCGACGTGGTCCCGGGCTTCGCGATCTCCGTGGCCGAGCTGTTCGCGGGCGTGGCGGCGGACTAACGGGTCATCAATCGACGGAGGGAACGCGCATGACGCTCACGACGCGGGCGCCGGTCACCGAAGAAGAGTTCGCCGCCCGCTACGGCCCGAAGGACCGCGTCGAGCTGGTGGACGGGGAAGTCGTACCCAAATACGGAGTCGAAGGACCCTTGTCACCCACGAGCGGCGGCCACGGCGCGGTCGTCTCCAACCTCTCGTTCGCGCTCGAGTCGCACGTCCGGCCGCGGCGGCTCGGACGGGTTTTCACCGACCCTTCGACGTTCGTCATCTCGGAAGTCCCGAAGCGCATCCGGTGTCCTGACGTGGCGTTCGTCCGCTCGGACCGCTTGACGGCGGGACTCCGCATGAAGGGATTCATCCGGCTCGCACCCGACCTGGCCGCCGAGGTGATTTCGCCGTCGGAGCCGACGAAGAACATCGAGCGGAAAATTGCGCAGTACCTCGAAGCGGGGGTCCGCCTGGTGTGGCGGGTCGACCCGCGGCCCCGAGACGTGACCGTGTACACGCCGGACGGCGCCGTCGTCCGCCTCACAGATTCCGGCA
The Gemmatimonadetes bacterium T265 genome window above contains:
- the lacF gene encoding sugar ABC transporter permease, translated to MTARPAATGRAGWWFVAPALALLAVFFVLPVLAGLALSVTDFDLYAVADPGATRLVGLRNYARLFADPAFRTAVRNTLYFAAVGGPLTVAASLGAALLVNARLVRWKAFWRTVFFTPFVTTLVAVAIVWRYLYHPRYGLVNYALGAVGVPPVDWLGDPRWAMPAIILLAVWKNFGYNMLIFVAGLQAIPAELYEAAALDGAAPWQRFRHVTLPGLAPTTLFVVVVTMIGYFQLFAEPFAMTQGGPLESTTSVVLLLYAEGFRFWRMGNAAAIAFVLFALVVTLALLQRVVQRSARQRSAA
- the lacG gene encoding sugar ABC transporter permease, coding for MLLGAALLAGGAAAVFPMVWMVAASFMRTGEASTYPPHLLPRAPTLEHYRALFTRLDVGRYALNSLLVAALVTGLSLFVNAAAGYAFAKLRFRGRDRLFRLLGTALVVPTQVAMLPLFLLLKALHLVNTYAGVVVPAVASIFCIFLVRQYALSIPDDLLDAARVDGASEWRVFRSVVLPALRPALATMSIWTFLATWNDFLWPLIVLTDDRRSTLPVALAGLLGEHAQDAELMMAGSVLTVLPVLAVFLALQRYYLEGVTAGSVK
- the malE gene encoding sugar ABC transporter substrate-binding protein, whose protein sequence is MARRGAVPGTAIPRCAPDDACARDARRAGGRLRAVARAALVLLAACARPPAPPTLDFWALGTEGESVAPLVRDFERAHPGVRVRLQAVAFSAAHEKLLTAVVGDATPDVAQLGNTWIPEFAALRALEPLDPRLARSAVVHRADYFPGAWATNVVDGRTFGIPWYVDTRLVFYRSDLMARAGVARAPESWAEWTDAMRRLRRVQPAGGAPALLPLNEFEPPLIILSQSGAPLLRDHDTRGNFRDPRVRAAFAWYVGLFRDGLAPPVASTQVSNVAQEFGAGRYAMYVTGPWNVGEFRRWMPDTLPPARRPAGPRWATMAMPGPTGAASGTSLAGGSSLVLFRGPGHDDPARRALAWQFVEFLSTTAAQARFAQLSSDLPARADAWAPAGFGADPQLAPFLTQLRRLTPLPSVPEWESIATRVTHAVERAARGTMTVDAALAALDAEVDDILEKRRWLLARRAAAAAPTHLSAR
- the bglX gene encoding beta-glucosidase, with product MTARATALTLGLSALALGAPAARAQERPVTPARADRIADSVLALLSLDEKVGQLIQMPGGRDQTGPTVPAGGEDAVRTGRIGSFLSFWGADATRRMQRAAVEQSPHHVPLLFALDVIHGFRTIFPEPLGEAASFDPATAERDARAAAVEASAAGIHWTFAPMVDIARDPRWGRVVEGAGEDPYLGARFAEARVRGFQGDSGFTAPTALLATAKHFVGYGASEGGRDYNTGEIGERTLWDVYLPPFEAAERAGVATFMAGFSAVDGTPPHANRWLLTDVLRDRWHFGGLVVSDWEGIRELMPHGIAATRADAALRAVTAGVDVDMSDNVYGTDLAALVRAGRVPQAAVDSAARRVLRAKALLGLFDDPYHGVTAERERRDVLAPAHRALARASGRASVVLLENRDNTLPLSKAVRSLAVIGPLADDRRSSLGNWLLAAEDRDAVTVLAGLRAALPGARVSYLAGVPADTVDARVGPGIDSAVALARAADATVLVLGEREYMSAEASSRSTLDLPGAQLALAQAVVRAARAAGKPAAVVLMNGRPLSTPWLADSAGALVESWFLGVEHGNAVADVLFGDYNPAGRLPMTVPRAVGQVPLYYNHANTGRPAVAADHFTSKYLDVPWTPLYPFGYGRSYTTFAYRALRPSADTVRFGSARDTLGVSVEVTNTGARAGDEVVQLYVRDDAARVVRPVRELKGFRRVSLRPGETRTVRFTLRAEDLAFYGLDMRRVVEPGTFTLWAGGSSAAALEAKFAVAGDTLVVAPAPPPYR